The genomic interval GGCAAGGCGGCCCTCTGGCCCGGCAACGGTGGTAGACATGCGAAATCCTCAGTACGGCTGGGTAATTCGAGACGGCGCGGGATGCGCTGACGGCGGGCACGCCGAAGACGCCGTGCCACCCGTCGGCGGTCAGGTACCGCGCGCACCGGCACGGCCGTGCGGGTGCGGCGGGGAATGCGGCCGACGAGTCGGCCCTCACGAGCCCACCGGGCTCACGAGTGTGTGTGTCCGGGTGCGTCGGCGACGCCGCCCGGTGCGGGTCGTGCCCGCGGTCAGTACGCAATCCGCGGCCTCCGGCGCAGCAGTGCGGCCGGTGTGCTGCCGCGGCGGCGCAGCCTGCGGATGCCCAGGATCACCGCGAGCACGGCGACGATGCCGCCGACCACCGGGGCAACCACCTGGTGACCCACCTCGGCGCCGGACAGCTCGGTGCCGAACACGTACTCCGGCACGGGCGTCGCGTAGTTCTGGCGACGGGAGTTGAGATCGACGGCGGTCGTGGCGACGCTCGCGAGGACCTCGCACCGGGTCTTGTCGAGTGGCTCGGAATGGTTGCCGCAGGCCGCGTACATGCGGTGTTCGAGGGCGGCGTCGACGGCCTGCCGCGCCCACGGGCCGAGCGGCTGATGCTCGCGTTCGGCGTAGCGGAGCAGATCGTAGCCGAGGTCGTGGGCTTTGCACGCCGTCTCGAAATCGGGTGGCAGCGGGATGGGGGAGGAACAGCCGCCGCTCGGGTCGATCAGCAATCCTTCCGCTACTACGGGTCGATAGCCCTGCTGGGCCGGGAAGTCGTCGGGGATCGCCGCCTCCCAGGGACGGTCGCCGGTCAGCTCGGTAACCGCGGTCCGCGCCGCCGCGCTCTCGGGGGCGGGGTGCGAGATGGCCGCGGCGGCCGCCGGGGCGAACGCAACGGTCGACCCCGCCACCATCGCGACCACACCCGCGGCTCCCGCCATCCGCCGTAGCCGTCCGGAGCTGCCGGGCGGTGCGCCCGCATCCCGCGAATTCGACGAGCCGGCGATCGACTCGGCGCGGGATGGGTGGTCCTGCGTTGCATCGCTCATGACAGCCTAGGTTATGGACCGGCACCTCACCCGTCCTCACGCCGGGGATAGATTCCGCGGCCGCAGCCGCGGGGGACACCGGCGGGCGGCTCGTACCGGGGTAGGGGGTGTGAATTCACCCGGGGGTATGACGACGCAGGTCGAGCGGATTTCTACTGTCGTAGGCATGGCTCGGATGGCGCGGATGGCGCGGCTTGTGACTGGGACGGCACGCGACCCACAACGGATGCGGCTCGCCTTCGACGGGTTCACCGCGTTGGTCACCGCGATCCTGTTCGCCGTGGCGTGGCCGACGCTGCACGTCACCCATCAGGTGCCCGCGGCGGCGCAGCCGTTCATCGCGGGACTGGCGGCCGTGCCGTTCGCGCTCGTGCGGGTGAATCCGGCTCTCGGCTGGGCGATTTCGGCGGCTTCCGCACTGGTGATCGCGATGGCCATTCCCAACCAGCCGGGCGATACGCTGCCGTTCCAGGTCGTGCACATCCTGGTGTTCTTCTCGCTGCTGTTCGCGGTGGCGGTGCGGGCGCAGATGCAGATCGTCGCGGTGGCGTGGTTGTTCTCGTCGCTGCTGTTCGCGACCAGCATGGCCCGCACCGGTGATGCGGCGTTCGGTTGGCCCATCGCCATGTCGGGGCTGGTGGTGTTCGGTCTGCTGGTGCGCTGGCTGGCACTCTCGCGCCGGGCGCTGGTGCGGCAGGAAGAGGAGAACGAACTCGAACGTGCCCGCCGGGCGATTCTCGAGGAGAAGGCCCGCATCGCCCGCGACCTGCACGACGTGGTCGCCCACCACATGTCGATGGTGGTGGTGCAGGCACAGACGGCGCCCTACCGGGTCGCCGACGTGTCTCCCGCGGCGCAAGCGGAGTTCGCCTCCATCGGCGCCTCCGCGCGCGAGGCGCTCAACGAGATCCGCAGCATGCTCGGTGTCCTGCGCAGCGACGGACAGTTGCCCGAGCACGCACCCCAACCCGCGGCCGCCGACGTGCTGGCCGTGCTGGACGGCGCCCGCCGGGCCGGTGTGTCGATCGAGTGGGCCATCGACGGTGAATTGGCGACCATCCCCGACACCACAGGGCTCGCGCTCTACCGGATCGTGCAGGAATCGCTGTCCAATGCCTCGCGCCATGCGTCGGGCTCGGCCGTGCGGGTCGCGATCAGCGTCCGCCCGGGCGCGGCGGAGGTCGTCGTCACCAACGGCCCGGGAACGAGCGTGGCGAGCGGCACCTCCGGCACCGGCGTCGCGGGTATGCAGGCCCGCGCCGAGGCTATCGGCGGGGCCCTCACCGCCGGCCCGCGCCCGGACGGCGGTTTCGAGGTGCGTGCGGTACTGCCCTTCGGCACCGACGCGATCGCCCCCGCACCCGCCCAACCCGAGACTCCCGCCCTCGATTCCCCGACTCCCGCACCCGATTCCCCCACTCCCGCCCTCGAACCGTCCGCCGCCCCGACCGACCGGGCGTGACGTCAGGTCGCGCCCGATTCTGTGGTCGTGTCGTGGTTGGGCCCGTTCCTGTGGTCGTGTAGTGGTCGCGTCCGTTCCTGTGGTCGTGTAGTGGTCGCGTCCGTTCCTGTGGTCGTGTGGTGATCGCGCCCGATTCTGTGGTGGTGTGGTGGTCGTATCGATCCCGCGGCCGTGCGGTTCGTCCGAGGGGCCTGCCGGTGCGGTGGTTCGGTGCGCCGCGTGCGAAACTCGTTGCGATGTCCATCCGTCTTGCGGCGATCGCCCTATAGCTGAGGTCTCGTCACGTGCCGATTACCGTGTTGATCGCCGACGATCAGGCGATGGTGCGGCAGGGCTTCGGCGCCCTGCTCGCCGCCCAGTCCGATATCAGCGTCATCGGTGACGCGGCCGACGGCAAGGTCGCCGTCGAAGAGGCCAAACGGCTACGCCCCGACGTCGTGCTGATGGACGTGCGCATGCCGGAGATGAACGGCCTCGACGCCGCGCGGGCGATCCTGGCCGCGAATTTCGATCCGCCCATCCGGGTGCTCATGCTGACCACCTTCGACATCGACGACTACGTCTACGAGGCGCTGAGCCTGGGCGCCAGCGGATTCCTGCTCAAGGACGCGCCCGCCGAGGAACTGGTGCGCGCCGTGCGGGTGGTCGCGGACGGCCAGGCGCTGCTGGCCCCGACGGTGACCCGGCGGCTCATCGCCGACGTCACCCGCCGCCGCGCCCGGCCCAAGCCGACACCCGCGCTCGACGCCCTCACCCCGCGCGAACGCGAGGTGCTGGAACTCATCGCGAAGGGCATGTCCAACACCGAGATCGCCGAGGCGCTGTTCGTCGCCGAGCAGACCGTGAAAACCCATGTGTCCAAGGTGTTCTCGAAGCTGGAGCTGCGTGACCGCGCGCAGGCGGTCGTGCTGGCCTACGAGTCCGGCCTGGTCACCCCCGGCTGACGGGGCAGGTAGGATCCCGGCTCGTACCTCGCAGGAAGGGGATCGCCAGGTGTACAGCAGCGGTGACGTGTTCGCCGGGTTCTCCATCGAGCGCCTCCTCGGCCAGGGCGGGATGGGGTCGGTGTACCTCGCGCGCCACCCGCGCCTGCAGCGCCTCACGGCCCTGAAGCTGCTGAACCGGGAACTGTTCGCCGACGCCGAGATTCGCGCGCGGTTCGAACGCGAGGCCGATCTGGCCGCGCAGCTGGACCACCCGAACATCGTCGCCGTCTACGACCGCGGCGTCGAGGACGAGCAGCTGTGGATCAGCATGCAGTACGTCGACGGCGTGGACGCGGCCACCGTGCACCCGCACTCGCTCCCGCCGGAGCGCGCGGTGCAGATCATCGAGGGCGTCGCCGCCGCGCTCGACTATGCGCACGGCAACGGCGTACTGCATCGGGACGTGAAGCCCGCCAACATCATGCTGGCCCGCTCCGGCGGCGGCAAGGGCGAGCGGGTGTTCCTGACCGACTTCGGTATCGCGCGGCTGCGCGAGGATTCCCAGCACCTCACCCAGGCCGGGATGTTCACCGCCACCCTCGCCTACGCGTCCCCCGAGCAGATGACCGGCGCCGAACTGGATCACGGGTCGGACCAGTACTCCCTGGCCTGCGCGCTGTATTGGCTGCTCACCGCGACCGGCCCGTTCGATTCCGAGGATCCCGGCGAGGTGATCCACGGGCATCTGCAACTGCCGGTGCCGCCCGCCAGCATGCGCCGGATCGGGCTGTCGCCCGCCATGGACGTGGTGATAGCCAAGGCGATGGCCAAGCGTCCGCGCGAAAGGTTCGCCAGCTGTAGCGAATTCGCGGCCGCCGCCCGGCACGCGCTGACCGCTCCGGCCCCCGTCGGGCCGACGACGGGCCAGCTCCCCGCGGTGGGCACGCCGCTCGCGGCGGCGAGTCCGCCTGCCCCGCAGGCATATCCGGCGTCCGTGCCGGTAGGTGCGCCGCTCGAGGCGGCGGCGGGCGCGGTGGCGCCGGGAGCCGCCGTTCCGCCGCTCGTCGCCGCGGGCCTTCGGCCCGGCATGCCCGTGCCCGCGCCGGGTGGTCCCGCCGCGCCGCCCGCGACCGCGACCCCGGCGCCGGCCGCACCCGGATTCGGCCCGCACCCGGCGCCCTATCCGCCGTCCCGGCGCTCGTCCGGCGTGCTGGGCTGGCTCATACTCGTGGTGGTGCTGCTGGTCGCGGCGCTGGCGGTGGTCATCGGCGTCGTCGCCTCCGGTGACGACGACGCGGACACGGACGGTTTCGACACCACCACACCGCCGCGGATCTCCGACCCGGTGCAAGGTCTGCAGGCGATGCACGCCGCCTTCCCGCGACTGGTGCCCGACCTACCGGCCGGTGACAGCGCCGGTAACGGCATCGGCTTCGGCGGCAAGGTGTGTTACGCGACCAGGGCGGGACATCCCTTGGTCCAGCACAACGAGGGCCAGCCGCTGCTGGGCAACTGGATCGCCGCGTGGGACTGCTGGGCGGGTGACGACGAGCAACCGGACTACGCGCTGCTCGCCTACGGTTCGCCCGCGGACGTGTACACCGTCCTCGCGCGCCTGCCCCCCAACCGGAAACTGGTGGAGCACAACAGCGGCAGCCCGTACACCAACCACCGCTGGAACACCCCCGAAGATCAGCCGCGCACCACCTACTACGTGACAACGTCGTTCGAGAACGACGCCGAGCGCTCGCACTACCTGCTGTTCTGCAGCGACGACTACTGGCCGTCGACGCCACGCGGCTTGTCCGCCGCCGCCTTCGCCGAGTGGTGGAAGTCCTTGCCCCTCAGGTGATTCACAGCCCCTCAGGCGATTCGCAGCCCCTCAGGTGATTCGCAGCCCCGGTCACGGGGCCGCGCGTTCGTCGAGGACCATGTGCCCGGCATCGACGAGGATCTGCCTGGCGCGGCGGCGCACCCGGCAATCATCGACGGTGCAGCACCTGTGGATCTGCATCGCTTCGTGCGCTCGATCGGGTGTCAGCGGACCGGGATCCACAGTGCAGTCGAAGAGGAACATCATGGTGGCTACCAGCGTTCTTCGCGGAAAGTCCGGGCGGGGATACGACCCCGGTAAGCGTATCCAGGTTCGGGGCACCGCGTGAGCGGTACGGGGTACCCGGAGACGACGCTCAGCCGAAGAACGCCGCCGCTTCCTCGTGCCGGTCGGCCGGCACCAGCTTCAGCTGCTTGGTCGCCTCCGCCAGCGGCACCAGTTCGATCTGGGTGCCCTGCAGCGCCACCATCTGCCCGAACTGCCCGTCGTGCACGGCCTCGGTGGCGTGCACCCCGAACCTGGTCGCCAGCACCCGGTCGAACGCCGTCGGTTTGCCGCCGCGCTGCACGTGCCCGAGCACCGTGGTGCGCACCTCCTTGCCGATGCGGCGCTCGATCTCGACGCCCAGCTGATGCGCGACGCCGGTGAAGCGCTCGTGGCCGTATTCGTCGACGCCGCCCTCACGCAGGTGGAACGAACCCTCCGTCGGCTTGGCGCCCTCGGCCACCACACAGATGAAATGCGAATCACCGCGCTGGAAGCGGCGTTTGATCATCGTGCACACCTCGTCCACGTCGAAGGGCACCTCGGGGACCAGGGTGAGGTGCGCGCCGGAGGCGATGCCGGAATTCATGGCGATCCATCCGGCGTGCCGGCCCATCACCTCCACCAGCATCACGCGCTGATGCGATTCGGCGGTGGTGTGCAGCCGGTCGATGGCGTCGGTGGCGATGGTGATCGCGGTGTCGTGGCCGAAGGTGGTGTCGGTGCAGTCGATGTCGTTGTCGATGGTCTTGGGCACGCCCACCACCGGGACGCCCTCGTCGGCGAGCCAGCTGGCGGCGGTCAGGGTGCCCTCGCCGCCGATCGGGATGAGCGCCTCGATGCCGTTGTCGTCGAGGGTCTGTCTGATCCGGCCCAGGCCGGCGCGCAGCACGTCGGGGTTGGTGCGCGCGGTGCCGAGCATGGTGCCGCCCTTGGTGAGCAGCCGGTCGGTGCGGTCGTCGTTCTGGATCTGGATCTTGCGATCCTCGAGTAGGCCGCGCCAACCGTCCTGGAAACCGACGATCGCGTCGCCGTAGCGGCCGTTCGCGGTGCGAACGACTGCCCGGATGACCGCGTTCAAGCCTGGGCAGTCCCCGCCTCCGGTCAAGACTCCGATGCGCATGCCAGCTATCTTGCCGGGCGCACCGCGGCAGCGCAGCCCCGGCCCCGTGAACCCTCGGTAACAGTGCTCAGCGCGTGACGGGGCACTGCCCGGCGGGCAGTTCCCCGAGGTGCTTGCCGACCAGGGCGCCCAGCTTGCTGAGGATCTGGGTACCGTCCTCGAATCCGCCCGAATTGGATTGCGCCGCAAGGGCGATGGCCATCTGCCCGGACGGCGTGGTCACCAGCCCGAACTGGCGGACCAGATAGCTGCCGCTCGGGTCCGGACCCCAGCCGCCCTTGTACTGGGCGTTGTCCAGCCGCCCGATGCCCCACTGCTGGCCCCACACCACCTTGCCCATCAGCCCGACGACGGTGTCGGCGTCGGGCAGGCAGGGGAGCCGGGAGGCGAATCGCACCTGGTCGGCCAGGGACCACTCGGCCTGGCCGAAGGCGGAGTACTCCGCGCGGCGGCGGGTCGCGGGCACCTCGGTGGTAGTGTCGCCGCCCTCGCGCAGGACCGCCTCCACGGCCTGCGCCGCCTTGTCCGGCGCGCCCAGCGACTGCCACAGTCCGTCAGCGGCGCTGTTGTCGGATTCGGTGATGGCCGCCGACATCTGGGACGTGCCGGTATTGCCGTTGGCGCGCAGCACCGCCAGCGTCAGCGGCACCTTCATCGTCGACCAGGCCGGGCCG from Nocardia wallacei carries:
- a CDS encoding response regulator; this translates as MPITVLIADDQAMVRQGFGALLAAQSDISVIGDAADGKVAVEEAKRLRPDVVLMDVRMPEMNGLDAARAILAANFDPPIRVLMLTTFDIDDYVYEALSLGASGFLLKDAPAEELVRAVRVVADGQALLAPTVTRRLIADVTRRRARPKPTPALDALTPREREVLELIAKGMSNTEIAEALFVAEQTVKTHVSKVFSKLELRDRAQAVVLAYESGLVTPG
- a CDS encoding sensor histidine kinase: MARLVTGTARDPQRMRLAFDGFTALVTAILFAVAWPTLHVTHQVPAAAQPFIAGLAAVPFALVRVNPALGWAISAASALVIAMAIPNQPGDTLPFQVVHILVFFSLLFAVAVRAQMQIVAVAWLFSSLLFATSMARTGDAAFGWPIAMSGLVVFGLLVRWLALSRRALVRQEEENELERARRAILEEKARIARDLHDVVAHHMSMVVVQAQTAPYRVADVSPAAQAEFASIGASAREALNEIRSMLGVLRSDGQLPEHAPQPAAADVLAVLDGARRAGVSIEWAIDGELATIPDTTGLALYRIVQESLSNASRHASGSAVRVAISVRPGAAEVVVTNGPGTSVASGTSGTGVAGMQARAEAIGGALTAGPRPDGGFEVRAVLPFGTDAIAPAPAQPETPALDSPTPAPDSPTPALEPSAAPTDRA
- a CDS encoding ATP-dependent 6-phosphofructokinase, translated to MRIGVLTGGGDCPGLNAVIRAVVRTANGRYGDAIVGFQDGWRGLLEDRKIQIQNDDRTDRLLTKGGTMLGTARTNPDVLRAGLGRIRQTLDDNGIEALIPIGGEGTLTAASWLADEGVPVVGVPKTIDNDIDCTDTTFGHDTAITIATDAIDRLHTTAESHQRVMLVEVMGRHAGWIAMNSGIASGAHLTLVPEVPFDVDEVCTMIKRRFQRGDSHFICVVAEGAKPTEGSFHLREGGVDEYGHERFTGVAHQLGVEIERRIGKEVRTTVLGHVQRGGKPTAFDRVLATRFGVHATEAVHDGQFGQMVALQGTQIELVPLAEATKQLKLVPADRHEEAAAFFG
- a CDS encoding serine/threonine-protein kinase; the encoded protein is MYSSGDVFAGFSIERLLGQGGMGSVYLARHPRLQRLTALKLLNRELFADAEIRARFEREADLAAQLDHPNIVAVYDRGVEDEQLWISMQYVDGVDAATVHPHSLPPERAVQIIEGVAAALDYAHGNGVLHRDVKPANIMLARSGGGKGERVFLTDFGIARLREDSQHLTQAGMFTATLAYASPEQMTGAELDHGSDQYSLACALYWLLTATGPFDSEDPGEVIHGHLQLPVPPASMRRIGLSPAMDVVIAKAMAKRPRERFASCSEFAAAARHALTAPAPVGPTTGQLPAVGTPLAAASPPAPQAYPASVPVGAPLEAAAGAVAPGAAVPPLVAAGLRPGMPVPAPGGPAAPPATATPAPAAPGFGPHPAPYPPSRRSSGVLGWLILVVVLLVAALAVVIGVVASGDDDADTDGFDTTTPPRISDPVQGLQAMHAAFPRLVPDLPAGDSAGNGIGFGGKVCYATRAGHPLVQHNEGQPLLGNWIAAWDCWAGDDEQPDYALLAYGSPADVYTVLARLPPNRKLVEHNSGSPYTNHRWNTPEDQPRTTYYVTTSFENDAERSHYLLFCSDDYWPSTPRGLSAAAFAEWWKSLPLR